The following proteins are co-located in the Maridesulfovibrio sp. genome:
- a CDS encoding RNA-binding protein, translating into MSKNIYVGNLPWNSSEEDVRAAFEEFGEVISVKLINDRETGRPRGFGFVEMEDEGATQAIENLDGADFGGRNLKVNEARPREPRPRRW; encoded by the coding sequence ATGTCGAAGAACATTTACGTGGGTAATCTGCCTTGGAATTCTTCCGAGGAAGATGTAAGGGCAGCTTTTGAAGAGTTTGGTGAAGTAATTTCCGTTAAACTCATCAATGACCGTGAAACTGGCCGCCCCCGCGGATTCGGTTTTGTTGAAATGGAAGATGAAGGCGCTACTCAGGCTATTGAAAATCTCGATGGTGCTGACTTCGGCGGACGTAATCTGAAAGTAAACGAAGCTCGTCCCCGCGAACCACGTCCCAGACGCTGGTAA
- the infA gene encoding translation initiation factor IF-1, producing the protein MAKEEGIAVNGIVEEALPNAMFRVELENGHEVLAHISGKMRKFRIRVMPGDKVTVELSPYDLTRGRITYRPR; encoded by the coding sequence TTGGCTAAAGAAGAAGGCATTGCAGTTAATGGTATTGTTGAAGAAGCTCTCCCCAACGCTATGTTTCGCGTAGAGCTTGAAAACGGTCATGAGGTTCTGGCTCACATCTCCGGCAAAATGCGTAAATTCCGCATCAGAGTTATGCCCGGTGATAAAGTTACAGTTGAGCTCTCTCCTTACGATCTCACTCGCGGCAGAATTACTTACCGTCCCCGGTAG
- the tsaA gene encoding tRNA (N6-threonylcarbamoyladenosine(37)-N6)-methyltransferase TrmO, whose protein sequence is MDTTLEIIGYLRSDIKTRDNAPKQGSEGGIEAIVEINEKYKDALEGLKTGDEILLFSWLHKADRSYQKVHPRGDESRPKRGVFSTRSPDRPNPIGLHPVTITAIDGCKIKVRPMEAIDGTPLVDIKNAQRKK, encoded by the coding sequence ATGGACACAACTCTTGAAATCATCGGATACTTAAGATCAGACATAAAAACACGCGATAATGCCCCTAAGCAGGGCAGCGAGGGCGGAATTGAAGCTATAGTTGAAATAAATGAAAAGTACAAGGATGCACTGGAAGGATTAAAAACAGGAGATGAGATATTGCTTTTCTCCTGGCTCCACAAAGCAGACAGGAGTTATCAAAAGGTTCATCCGCGTGGCGATGAATCACGTCCAAAACGGGGCGTATTCTCAACCCGTTCCCCGGACCGGCCTAATCCTATCGGCCTGCATCCGGTGACCATCACCGCCATTGACGGCTGCAAAATAAAAGTCCGCCCTATGGAAGCCATAGACGGAACACCGCTGGTTGACATAAAAAACGCCCAACGCAAAAAATAG
- the nhaB gene encoding sodium/proton antiporter NhaB, which yields MTQSLAKTFVNTFLGHAPMWYKLAILAFLIINPIIMATVGPFVAGWVLIAEFIFTLTMALKCYPLPAGGLLAMEAVLIGLTTPETIYQEAHHNFEVILLLIFMVAGIYFMKDFLQFTFTRILVNVRSKKLISLLFCFAGAFLSAFLDALTVTAVIMAVALGFYSVYHKYVSSGADKGSHSLDSDLHLKEKNREELKEFRGFLRNLMMHGAVGTALGGVCTLVGEPQNLLIGHEMGWHFIPFAVNVAPVTMPVFAIGMLTCLLVEQFKIFGYGFTLPGNIRSFLFEEAMRQEKQQGQAGKLKLIIQAIIGVWLILALAFHLAAVGIVGLSIIVLLTAFTGVIEEGRIGPAFEEALPFTALLVVFFAVVAVIHSQELFKPIISYVLSMQGQAQLMAYYAANGLLSAISDNVFVATVYISETKMHFVHVLDAIPGIGMTGQELMTKLTDPHAVRADIIASLPQAAGAQVQAAMHQFDKLAVAINTGTNIPSVATPNGQAAFLFLLTSALAPVIRLSYGRMVLLALPYTITMSITGLLAVDWFL from the coding sequence ATGACCCAATCATTGGCAAAGACTTTTGTGAACACCTTTCTGGGCCACGCCCCGATGTGGTACAAACTGGCTATTCTGGCCTTCCTGATCATCAACCCCATAATTATGGCCACCGTAGGACCTTTCGTAGCAGGCTGGGTTCTTATTGCGGAATTTATTTTCACCCTGACCATGGCTCTTAAATGCTACCCCCTTCCGGCAGGCGGACTGCTGGCAATGGAAGCAGTTCTCATCGGTCTGACCACCCCTGAAACCATCTATCAAGAAGCTCATCACAACTTTGAAGTAATTCTGCTGCTGATCTTCATGGTCGCTGGTATCTATTTTATGAAGGACTTCCTGCAGTTCACCTTTACCCGCATTCTGGTCAACGTTCGTTCTAAAAAGCTGATATCCCTACTCTTCTGCTTTGCCGGAGCATTCCTTTCCGCATTCCTTGACGCGCTGACCGTTACAGCTGTCATCATGGCTGTAGCTCTTGGATTCTACAGTGTTTACCACAAGTACGTTTCCAGCGGCGCAGACAAAGGCTCTCACAGCCTTGATTCCGACCTGCACCTCAAGGAAAAGAACCGTGAAGAACTTAAAGAATTCCGTGGTTTCCTGCGCAACCTGATGATGCACGGCGCTGTGGGTACCGCTCTCGGCGGCGTATGCACCCTCGTTGGTGAGCCCCAGAACCTGCTCATCGGGCACGAAATGGGCTGGCACTTCATCCCATTTGCAGTAAACGTAGCCCCCGTAACCATGCCGGTATTTGCAATCGGCATGCTGACCTGTCTCTTGGTCGAACAGTTCAAAATCTTCGGTTACGGTTTCACCCTCCCCGGCAACATTCGTTCCTTCCTCTTTGAAGAAGCAATGCGTCAGGAAAAACAGCAAGGGCAGGCAGGCAAGCTTAAACTGATCATTCAGGCCATCATCGGTGTCTGGTTGATTCTTGCGCTGGCATTCCACCTTGCCGCTGTCGGTATTGTCGGACTTTCCATTATCGTACTGCTTACCGCCTTCACCGGTGTCATTGAAGAAGGCCGCATCGGACCCGCATTTGAAGAGGCCCTGCCTTTCACAGCCCTGCTGGTTGTATTCTTTGCGGTAGTTGCTGTTATCCACTCTCAGGAGCTCTTCAAACCGATTATCTCGTACGTGCTTAGCATGCAGGGTCAGGCCCAGCTTATGGCCTACTACGCCGCAAACGGGCTACTCTCAGCAATCTCCGACAACGTATTCGTTGCCACTGTCTACATCTCCGAAACCAAGATGCATTTCGTACATGTACTTGATGCCATCCCCGGCATCGGTATGACCGGACAGGAATTGATGACTAAACTGACCGATCCCCACGCCGTACGTGCTGATATCATCGCATCACTGCCTCAGGCTGCAGGAGCACAGGTTCAGGCAGCCATGCACCAGTTCGACAAACTTGCTGTAGCAATCAACACCGGAACCAACATTCCTTCCGTTGCCACACCTAACGGACAGGCCGCATTCCTCTTCCTGCTGACCAGCGCACTGGCACCGGTCATCAGGCTTTCCTACGGCAGAATGGTTCTGCTGGCACTGCCCTACACCATCACCATGTCCATCACCGGACTGCTGGCTGTAGACTGGTTCCTGTAG
- a CDS encoding HD domain-containing phosphohydrolase — MERKWSIAFIICCLLVGTCLLTTGTIIIIVKSQSDQAAIESAEEYFEEITDKTAAKLDAYIEPVVVLANVGGATLGGNVSSMGEASFNNKFKALKIMLDSNNQLMSAYIGYDNGAFYQVIAPRGTEKILSKYKAPEGCAYIERLLSVNESEGGEQRWRYFDSSQHLLGERFDTSSYDPRKRPWYRQALFSCGTVFTSPYVFSSSGMPGITCARTLGDGTGVFGLDISLNQLGSMLAKQHVSNHGLLWIMDDDNRMVAYPNKNWAVAGSNLQLPMAVSFPDNTVRCVARHISIPEEGRTCCTFFEGADGQDYMASLTPIYGNSGLQLVVAAAAPVSDVTGHISRMSTRIIYSSAILLLVLSFASVYIARRGTRVMEVLLREAKKVQNFDFSESPPINSQIKELDTLGKAGLLMKETIRDKTANLIATQEKLEKLVSCGLALSSEKELEKLVSLIFDSARDLAEADGGVMYLMEGNKLAVELLSLDSLSFVLGGLSENPVSRVMVIPEIIDFVSKDSVLWYACEAYNKREILNVKGVELSLFPTGLDHEPERGHIHSMITVPVITRSDEILGVIQLFNSRDCDLFEDGLEDLLGSLIAQAAIALDNSKLVNSLEELFDAFIKVIAASIDAKSPYTGGHCTRVPVLAEMLTKAVHDMDSGPLKNFRVETDEEWRELWVAGWLHDCGKVTTPEYVVDKATKLETIYDRIHEVRMRFEVLRRDAEIEYYRKLANGGNQDELKEELDVEIQQLEDDFAFLAECNIGGEFMSDERKERLAEIGERKWLRYFDKRLGVGHFELERMGDSVTELPVWEKLLMDNPEHIILRTNQYDHFKDALGNPLDIPENEYNRGELYNLMISRGTLTDEERFKINAHMLSGLDMLSQIPFPKHLKRVTEIATGHHETLIGTGYPLKKDIGSLSVETRILAIADIFEALTASDRPYKKAKKLSEALKIMTFMRNDQHIDGDVMEVFLRKNVFMEYAEKFLSPEQCDVEDATPYLRKEK; from the coding sequence ATGGAGCGGAAATGGTCGATTGCATTTATTATTTGTTGTCTGCTTGTTGGAACATGTCTTTTAACCACTGGGACAATTATAATTATAGTTAAGAGTCAGTCTGATCAGGCCGCGATCGAGTCGGCTGAGGAATATTTTGAGGAAATAACTGATAAGACTGCCGCAAAACTAGATGCATATATTGAACCTGTTGTTGTTCTCGCTAATGTGGGCGGGGCAACCCTTGGCGGGAACGTGTCCAGTATGGGAGAGGCGTCGTTTAACAATAAGTTTAAGGCTTTGAAGATTATGCTCGACTCAAACAACCAATTGATGTCTGCATATATCGGCTATGATAACGGTGCATTTTATCAGGTTATTGCTCCACGCGGGACCGAGAAGATTCTCTCAAAGTATAAGGCCCCGGAAGGATGTGCATATATAGAACGACTGCTTAGCGTGAATGAAAGTGAAGGGGGGGAGCAGCGTTGGCGGTATTTCGATTCTTCTCAACACCTGCTTGGCGAACGTTTTGATACCTCTTCATATGATCCCCGAAAACGGCCATGGTATAGGCAGGCTCTATTTTCATGTGGAACGGTTTTTACATCACCTTATGTTTTCAGCAGTTCCGGAATGCCGGGGATTACCTGTGCAAGAACCCTTGGGGATGGCACGGGAGTTTTTGGGTTGGATATTTCCCTTAACCAACTGGGCAGTATGCTTGCAAAACAGCATGTCAGCAACCATGGCCTGCTTTGGATTATGGATGATGATAATCGCATGGTTGCATATCCCAATAAAAACTGGGCCGTGGCCGGGAGCAATTTACAGCTCCCCATGGCGGTTTCATTTCCTGATAATACTGTCCGGTGCGTGGCCCGCCATATCTCTATCCCAGAAGAAGGCAGAACATGTTGTACATTTTTTGAGGGTGCAGACGGTCAGGATTATATGGCAAGCCTTACTCCGATATACGGGAATAGCGGCTTGCAATTGGTTGTTGCGGCAGCTGCACCGGTAAGTGATGTGACAGGGCATATCTCCAGAATGTCGACTAGAATCATATATAGTTCTGCAATTCTTCTTTTGGTGCTGTCTTTTGCTTCAGTATATATTGCCCGCAGGGGAACCAGAGTCATGGAAGTTTTATTGCGTGAAGCTAAGAAAGTGCAGAATTTTGATTTTTCCGAATCCCCTCCCATTAATTCACAGATAAAAGAACTTGATACTCTGGGTAAGGCCGGCCTTCTTATGAAGGAAACCATCCGTGATAAAACTGCCAACCTCATAGCTACACAGGAAAAGCTGGAAAAACTTGTTTCCTGCGGTCTCGCTCTCTCTTCGGAAAAGGAGCTGGAAAAACTTGTCTCATTAATTTTTGACTCAGCTCGTGATCTTGCGGAGGCGGATGGTGGAGTAATGTATTTGATGGAAGGGAATAAGCTGGCAGTTGAGCTGCTCTCGCTTGATTCATTAAGTTTTGTTCTTGGTGGACTTTCGGAAAATCCGGTATCCAGAGTAATGGTAATCCCGGAAATTATTGATTTTGTAAGCAAGGATTCAGTGTTGTGGTATGCCTGTGAAGCCTACAACAAACGCGAGATTCTCAATGTAAAAGGTGTAGAACTATCATTGTTTCCTACCGGGTTGGATCACGAACCGGAGCGTGGACATATTCATTCAATGATAACCGTTCCGGTCATTACGAGAAGTGATGAAATACTAGGTGTTATACAGTTGTTTAATTCCAGGGACTGCGATCTTTTCGAAGACGGTCTGGAAGATTTGCTGGGGTCGCTTATTGCCCAGGCTGCAATTGCATTGGATAATAGCAAGCTTGTTAATTCACTGGAAGAATTGTTTGATGCATTTATCAAGGTCATTGCTGCTTCTATTGATGCCAAGTCTCCTTATACAGGCGGGCATTGTACACGAGTTCCGGTTCTGGCGGAGATGTTGACCAAGGCGGTACATGATATGGATTCAGGGCCGTTGAAGAATTTTCGTGTGGAGACAGACGAAGAGTGGCGGGAGTTGTGGGTTGCCGGTTGGTTGCATGATTGCGGTAAAGTGACCACACCGGAATATGTGGTTGATAAGGCAACAAAATTAGAGACTATTTACGACCGAATTCATGAAGTGCGGATGAGATTTGAGGTTTTGCGGCGTGATGCTGAAATTGAATATTACCGCAAGCTTGCCAATGGTGGTAATCAGGATGAGTTGAAAGAAGAGTTGGATGTTGAGATTCAACAATTGGAAGATGATTTTGCCTTTCTGGCCGAGTGTAATATCGGCGGTGAATTTATGTCAGATGAGCGTAAGGAACGTTTGGCCGAAATCGGTGAACGGAAGTGGTTACGCTATTTCGATAAGCGGTTAGGGGTTGGGCATTTCGAGCTTGAGCGTATGGGGGACTCTGTCACTGAACTTCCTGTATGGGAGAAACTGCTTATGGATAATCCTGAGCATATCATTCTCAGAACAAACCAATATGACCATTTCAAGGATGCGTTGGGCAATCCGCTTGATATTCCTGAAAATGAATACAACCGTGGGGAGTTGTATAATCTGATGATTTCGCGGGGAACTCTTACCGACGAAGAACGGTTCAAGATTAACGCACATATGCTTAGCGGGCTTGATATGCTTTCACAGATTCCGTTCCCGAAGCATCTTAAGAGGGTTACTGAGATTGCCACCGGGCATCATGAAACGTTGATCGGAACCGGTTATCCTTTGAAGAAGGATATAGGCAGCCTGTCTGTTGAGACAAGGATATTGGCGATAGCTGACATCTTCGAAGCGCTAACAGCATCCGACAGACCTTACAAGAAAGCAAAGAAGCTGTCTGAGGCACTAAAGATAATGACCTTTATGCGAAATGATCAGCATATTGATGGAGATGTTATGGAAGTCTTTTTACGTAAAAATGTCTTTATGGAATATGCTGAAAAGTTCCTATCACCCGAACAATGTGATGTAGAAGATGCAACACCTTATTTACGCAAGGAAAAATAG
- a CDS encoding bacteriohemerythrin, with the protein MSMLKWSDSLSVGVIEIDEQHKGLVSMVNHVYDLLISGESDQPHVIEVIEGMRRYSVDHFGTEEKYMDEFEYPEAPAHKLKHQEFINKVKEVESGCVDGTCVLTMDILNYLSDWLVTHISDTDKKLGEFLIGKIE; encoded by the coding sequence ATGTCAATGTTGAAGTGGAGTGATTCTCTATCGGTCGGTGTTATTGAGATTGATGAGCAGCATAAGGGGTTGGTGTCCATGGTAAATCATGTTTATGACCTGCTTATCTCCGGGGAAAGTGATCAGCCTCACGTGATAGAGGTTATTGAGGGTATGCGCAGGTATTCAGTAGATCATTTTGGCACTGAAGAAAAATATATGGACGAATTTGAATATCCTGAAGCTCCAGCCCATAAGCTCAAGCATCAAGAATTTATTAATAAGGTCAAGGAAGTTGAGAGTGGATGTGTTGACGGAACTTGCGTCTTAACTATGGATATCTTGAATTATTTGAGTGATTGGCTGGTTACACATATTAGCGATACTGATAAGAAACTGGGGGAGTTTTTAATAGGAAAAATTGAGTAA
- a CDS encoding EAL domain-containing protein has product MNKLSWLVDADSLVISTLGRRLDWIGSRVFFRVLQRSQLQVFPLIVVGAVFLCLLNFPFLKDSGIFSATFTKLLQDVVSGTYGVAALVLLCSMSYNFGLIHNKEYSGEYVSPNLFIVISLSCFFVLHGDIDFKSFADIASLGKGIAQAFFVSSFSCYLLHKFIQFRFRLEVSGSGYDIFSREILSLIPACVAVILVFVLLKQIILFSGYSSLSELYRKAVLVVVSLSDSDFLNGLFYTITSQLLWFFGAHGPNSLSFFDSTVLADNLAANIINIQSGMAPTHILTKGFLDNFTMIGGSGLTMSLLIAIFLKGRDSGTKRISQLALLVCLFNVNEPLLFGIPLVLNPVYAIPFLLIPSIAYCLAYAATALGLVPYIVHAVHWTTPVFLNGYLSTGTWAGVWLQVFILGVGVGLYMPFVLISDRVMKKQYDRGMNEIIVAARGEDASIGFKCVGLPGFEGFVARSLASDLVRALRTEEQLYMVFQPQIDDDAGEILGVEALIRWNHPAYGHISPEVVVALAEDMNCIDELSYFVLRESCNQLAVWQERFGYHLFVSVNFPPSLFRANELEAEVLGCLRSAGVPPYCLEIEITESVAMSTSGKELQNLNRLRELGIRISIDDFGMGHTSLRYLRELPIDKVKIDRSLTFGSLNDVNRHIVASILELCRNIEMKVVVEGVENAEQLRSLRKLGGTCFQGYYFSRPITGEDCLRFMDEWNDKHNRLNDSDLLVAEVVLAD; this is encoded by the coding sequence ATGAATAAATTAAGTTGGTTAGTTGATGCCGACAGTTTGGTTATATCTACTCTAGGTCGGCGGCTGGATTGGATAGGGTCACGGGTTTTCTTTCGGGTGCTGCAGCGGAGTCAGTTGCAGGTTTTCCCGCTTATCGTTGTTGGGGCTGTTTTTCTTTGTTTACTTAATTTTCCTTTTTTGAAGGATTCCGGAATTTTTTCCGCTACATTTACAAAGCTTTTGCAGGATGTTGTAAGCGGCACATACGGAGTTGCTGCTCTCGTTTTGCTGTGTAGCATGAGCTACAATTTCGGGCTGATTCATAACAAAGAATATTCAGGTGAATATGTAAGTCCTAATCTATTTATAGTTATATCGCTGTCATGTTTTTTTGTATTGCACGGTGATATTGATTTCAAATCCTTTGCTGATATTGCTTCATTGGGTAAGGGGATTGCTCAGGCATTTTTCGTTTCTTCCTTCTCCTGTTATCTTCTACATAAATTTATTCAGTTTCGATTCAGGCTTGAAGTCTCCGGGTCTGGGTATGATATTTTTTCAAGGGAAATACTTTCTCTGATTCCTGCTTGTGTTGCAGTTATTCTTGTTTTTGTGCTGTTAAAGCAGATTATTTTGTTTAGTGGCTATAGTAGTTTAAGTGAATTGTATCGTAAAGCAGTGCTTGTTGTTGTAAGCCTTAGCGATTCTGATTTTTTAAATGGGCTTTTTTATACGATAACATCGCAGTTGCTTTGGTTTTTCGGAGCACATGGCCCGAATTCCCTTTCTTTTTTTGATAGTACTGTTTTAGCAGACAATCTGGCTGCAAATATCATAAATATTCAATCCGGGATGGCACCCACACATATTCTTACTAAAGGATTCTTGGATAACTTTACGATGATCGGCGGTTCGGGGCTGACCATGAGTCTGTTGATAGCTATTTTTCTGAAAGGGCGGGATTCAGGGACCAAAAGAATTTCACAGCTGGCTCTTTTGGTTTGCCTGTTTAATGTTAATGAACCTTTGTTATTCGGTATCCCTTTGGTTCTTAATCCGGTTTATGCAATTCCTTTTCTTCTTATTCCTTCAATCGCTTACTGTCTTGCCTATGCAGCAACAGCTCTAGGTCTTGTGCCTTATATTGTTCATGCTGTTCATTGGACGACGCCGGTATTTTTGAATGGTTATCTGTCGACAGGAACATGGGCCGGGGTTTGGCTGCAGGTATTTATTCTGGGAGTCGGTGTAGGACTGTATATGCCTTTTGTGTTGATCTCCGACCGGGTGATGAAAAAACAGTATGACCGGGGAATGAATGAAATCATTGTTGCCGCCCGGGGAGAAGATGCTTCAATAGGATTTAAATGTGTTGGTTTGCCGGGATTTGAAGGCTTTGTGGCCAGATCGTTAGCTTCTGATCTTGTCCGCGCTCTTAGGACTGAAGAACAGTTGTATATGGTTTTTCAGCCGCAGATAGATGACGATGCCGGAGAAATTTTGGGAGTTGAGGCACTAATTCGTTGGAATCATCCGGCATATGGTCATATTTCCCCGGAAGTGGTGGTTGCCTTGGCTGAGGATATGAATTGTATTGATGAGTTGAGTTATTTTGTTCTCAGGGAATCGTGCAATCAACTGGCGGTCTGGCAGGAAAGGTTCGGATACCATCTTTTTGTTTCTGTTAATTTCCCTCCATCATTATTCCGGGCGAATGAACTTGAAGCTGAAGTCCTTGGTTGTTTGAGGTCTGCCGGAGTTCCGCCGTATTGTCTTGAGATAGAAATTACAGAATCCGTTGCCATGTCAACCAGTGGGAAGGAACTTCAAAATCTTAACCGGCTGCGCGAGTTAGGAATTCGTATTTCAATTGATGATTTTGGAATGGGGCATACTTCCTTGCGTTATCTGCGGGAACTGCCCATTGATAAGGTTAAGATTGACCGATCTCTTACATTCGGTTCTTTAAACGATGTGAACAGGCATATCGTCGCGAGCATACTTGAACTTTGCCGAAATATTGAAATGAAGGTTGTTGTTGAAGGCGTTGAAAATGCAGAGCAATTAAGAAGTTTGAGGAAGCTCGGTGGAACCTGTTTTCAGGGCTATTACTTCAGCAGGCCGATAACCGGTGAAGATTGTTTGCGGTTCATGGATGAGTGGAATGACAAGCACAATCGTTTAAATGATAGTGATCTGCTGGTTGCCGAAGTAGTGCTTGCAGATTGA
- a CDS encoding YciI family protein: MYILNLSYIKPLENIDALLEEHIKFLEKYYKKGLFIASGRKVPRTGGIILTKNIGLEQLEKAINEDPFKREGVAEYEIIQFIPTMMADGYEILKETL; encoded by the coding sequence ATGTATATACTGAATTTAAGCTACATTAAGCCTTTAGAAAACATTGATGCATTACTGGAAGAACACATCAAATTCCTTGAAAAATATTACAAAAAAGGACTTTTCATAGCTTCAGGGCGTAAAGTTCCGCGCACCGGGGGAATAATTCTCACTAAAAATATTGGGCTTGAACAACTGGAAAAAGCCATCAACGAAGATCCGTTCAAACGGGAAGGGGTTGCCGAATACGAAATCATTCAATTTATCCCCACCATGATGGCAGATGGTTATGAAATTTTAAAAGAAACTCTTTGA
- a CDS encoding STAS domain-containing protein, whose product MILSHERVGDFVILRIGESRVDAANSSELQEHVSSLVNEGDSNFVLDLSTVLFMDSCGLAGLIPIMNYMPKGGRLLIAGLHPKVEQIFKLTKLNTIFDIYTSVGEALKS is encoded by the coding sequence ATGATTTTGTCTCATGAAAGGGTCGGGGACTTTGTCATTCTGCGTATAGGTGAAAGCAGGGTTGATGCAGCTAATTCTTCAGAGTTGCAGGAGCATGTGTCTTCTTTAGTGAATGAAGGAGACAGTAACTTTGTGCTTGATCTTTCTACTGTGCTCTTTATGGATTCATGCGGCCTTGCCGGATTGATTCCCATTATGAATTATATGCCTAAAGGCGGACGCCTTTTGATTGCCGGATTGCATCCTAAGGTAGAACAGATATTCAAGCTTACTAAGCTTAACACCATTTTTGATATATACACATCCGTAGGTGAAGCCCTGAAATCTTGA
- a CDS encoding YajQ family cyclic di-GMP-binding protein encodes MPSFDIVSQIDAQEVDNAVNNVLKEIETRYDFRGVNTEIVLNKKTNTISLVTGDEMKIKAVKDMMITHFTRRKVDHRSLDFGKVEPTSNAQLKQEIKLKEGIDKDTAKKIVKMIKASKLKVQAAIQDEQVRVTGKKLDDLQAVIALVRDSDLDMPFQFVNMKN; translated from the coding sequence ATGCCATCTTTTGATATTGTCAGCCAGATCGACGCACAGGAAGTTGATAACGCTGTAAACAACGTACTTAAAGAAATTGAAACCCGTTACGATTTCCGCGGGGTGAATACTGAAATTGTTCTGAATAAAAAGACAAATACCATCAGTCTTGTTACCGGCGATGAAATGAAAATCAAGGCCGTTAAGGACATGATGATCACTCATTTCACCAGACGTAAGGTTGATCATAGATCTCTTGATTTCGGTAAAGTCGAGCCTACTTCCAACGCTCAGCTCAAGCAGGAAATTAAATTGAAGGAAGGGATCGATAAGGATACTGCTAAAAAGATCGTAAAAATGATCAAAGCCAGCAAACTCAAGGTTCAGGCTGCTATTCAGGATGAGCAGGTGCGTGTTACCGGCAAGAAACTTGATGACCTGCAGGCCGTTATTGCTCTGGTCAGGGATTCAGATCTCGATATGCCTTTCCAGTTTGTGAACATGAAGAACTAG
- a CDS encoding S-layer homology domain-containing protein, whose amino-acid sequence MKKYLIFLSGLLLILSLAGCGKKVSPMSIEDNPAHHYLMGMELIDQGLPDKAFVRFERAVALDDEYAPAIAGKALVYAMRAEAESDAEYSAVDAERAIDQFDKAVREARRDRSQKFSVYVTGIRVYSHITTRGWLQRAEDLYADAKLMLKYVVEEDLPYYRQTEAVHYFMGEAYFKGGEFRKAEDVLGVVLSASPGKWHDKANALYNRAQKILRAMSNYTLTDVAKQIAVKEEVDRADVAALLVDELHLDRLFAGRIPVPGDDKKAEFTPADVVGHMFEPEIMTVLKWHVRGLEPTYDEQTRAYLFHPKKPMTRKELAFVLEDVLIKLTGDDSMSTQYMGQKKSLYPDVEPTDAWYNAIVTVVNRNLMETDLSGAFRPDANMDGADLILSLMRLRNIMNIY is encoded by the coding sequence ATGAAAAAATATTTGATATTTCTCTCGGGCCTGCTTTTGATTCTCTCCCTTGCGGGATGCGGAAAAAAGGTCTCACCCATGTCTATTGAAGATAACCCGGCCCATCATTATCTGATGGGGATGGAACTGATAGATCAAGGCTTGCCGGATAAGGCTTTTGTCCGTTTTGAGCGGGCTGTTGCTCTTGATGACGAATATGCTCCTGCTATTGCAGGCAAGGCTCTTGTATATGCCATGCGTGCCGAGGCTGAAAGCGATGCTGAATACAGCGCTGTTGATGCAGAAAGAGCCATTGACCAGTTTGATAAGGCTGTGCGTGAGGCAAGGCGTGACAGATCACAGAAATTCAGTGTCTACGTGACGGGAATCCGTGTTTACAGTCACATTACCACTCGCGGATGGCTGCAGAGAGCTGAGGATCTTTACGCCGATGCTAAGCTCATGCTTAAGTATGTGGTGGAAGAAGACCTTCCTTATTACCGACAGACTGAGGCCGTACACTATTTCATGGGTGAGGCCTATTTCAAGGGCGGTGAATTCCGTAAGGCTGAAGATGTGCTGGGGGTAGTTCTTTCAGCTTCTCCGGGCAAGTGGCACGATAAGGCAAATGCACTTTACAACCGTGCTCAGAAGATTCTGCGGGCCATGAGTAACTACACCCTGACCGACGTTGCCAAGCAGATTGCTGTAAAGGAAGAGGTCGACCGGGCTGACGTTGCTGCATTGCTGGTGGATGAGCTCCATCTGGACAGGCTTTTTGCAGGACGCATTCCTGTTCCCGGTGATGATAAAAAGGCCGAATTCACTCCCGCAGATGTTGTAGGGCATATGTTTGAGCCGGAAATTATGACTGTCCTTAAATGGCATGTCCGGGGACTCGAACCCACTTACGACGAGCAGACCCGCGCCTATCTTTTCCATCCCAAGAAGCCCATGACCCGCAAGGAATTGGCTTTTGTGCTGGAAGATGTGCTTATTAAGCTGACCGGCGATGATTCAATGTCTACCCAGTATATGGGGCAGAAAAAGTCGCTCTATCCTGACGTGGAGCCCACTGATGCATGGTACAATGCCATAGTTACCGTAGTTAACCGTAACCTGATGGAAACCGACCTGTCCGGTGCTTTCCGTCCTGATGCCAACATGGATGGCGCAGATCTCATCCTTTCCCTGATGCGTCTGCGTAACATTATGAATATTTACTAA